A region from the Lycium barbarum isolate Lr01 chromosome 8, ASM1917538v2, whole genome shotgun sequence genome encodes:
- the LOC132605931 gene encoding uncharacterized protein LOC132605931 codes for MVQIKEFRIVMPLSLEEYQVAQMYMVMKMQQQSTTGDEGVEVLQNKPFSDDEFGEGQYTSKVYHLQSKAPSWLNTFAPADALVMQEEAWNAYPKCRSVVKSPYFSKFFMSIDTIHKGDNGCSENVHGLSEDQLAVRQVEVVDIASAATDYWSYIVGRNNVDLSNFQSARSGRGPLLEGWQDHCSPVMTAYKLVTIDAPYWGFGSKVEQALMAGERSLFLESHRNCFAWIDEWFGLTVDVLRELEQQSDYSLNMKLGRPCSTESWMTQEESPLEGEKSVA; via the exons ATGGTTCAGATTAAAGAATT TCGAATTGTGATGCCCTTGTCATTGGAAGAG TATCAGGTAGCTCAAATGTACATGGTCATGAAAATGCAACAGCAAAGTACTACAGGTGATGAAGGGGTGGAGGTTTTACAAAATAAACCATTTAGTGATGATGAATTTGGTGAGGGCCAATATACATCAAAAGTTTACCACTTGCAGAG CAAAGCACCATCTTGGTTGAATACATTTGCACCAGCTGATGCCCTTGTGATGCAAGAGGAAGCCTGGAATGCATATCCTAAATGTAGATCAG TTGTTAAG TCCCCATATTTTTCGAAGTTCTTTATGAGCATTGATACCATCCACAAAGGTGACAATGGATGCTCTGAGAAT GTGCATGGCCTGAGCGAGGACCAACTGGCAGTTAGGCAGGTGGAAGTTGTTGATATTGCTTCAGCTGCAACTGATTATTGGAGTTACATAGTGGGAAGAAACAATGTTGATTTATCTAATTTCCAATCAGCAAGAAGCGGCCGTGGACCACTCTTGGAAGGCTGGCAG GACCATTGTAGTCCCGTTATGACAGCATATAAACTGGTCACTATAGATGCTCCATACTGGGGCTTTGGGAGCAAAGTGGAACAGGCTTTGATGGCG GGGGAAAGGTCACTTTTCCTGGAAAGTCATCGTAATTGCTTTGCCTGGATTGACGAATGGTTTGGGTTGACAGTGGATGTGTTGCGTGAGTTGGAGCAACAAAGTGATTATTCATTGAATATG AAACTTGGCCGGCCTTGTTCGACCGAGAGTTGGATGACACAAGAGGAATCTCCACTTGAAGGCGAAAAGTCTGTTGCATGA
- the LOC132605930 gene encoding small ribosomal subunit protein uS12, whose amino-acid sequence MGKTRGMGAGRKLKSHRRRQRWADKSYKKSHLGNEWKKPFAGSSHAKGIVLEKIGIEAKQPNSAIRKCARVQLIKNGKKIAAFVPNDGCLNYIEENDEVLIAGFGRKGHAVGDIPGVRFKVVKVSGVSLLALFKEKKEKPRS is encoded by the exons ATGGG GAAGACACGTGGAATGGGAGCTGGTCGTAAACTGAAGTCCCACCGTAGGAGGCAGCGGTGGGCTGATAAGTCTTACAAGAAATCTCATCTTGGTAATGAATGGAAAAAGCCATTTGCAGGATCATCTCATGCCAAGGGGATTGTTCTTGAGAAAAT CGGTATTGAAGCTAAGCAGCCTAACTCTGCCATTAGAAAGTGTGCTCGAGTTCAGTTGATAAAGAATGGGAAGAAGATTGCAGCTTTTGTACCCAATGATGGTTGTTTGAACTACATTGAAGAGAAT GACGAGGTGCTAATCGCTGGATTTGGTCGTAAAGGACATGCTGTGGGAGATATTCCTGGTGTTAGGTTTAAGGTCGTGAAGGTGTCTGGTGTGTCACTTTTGGCTCTCTTcaaagagaagaaggagaagccCAGATCTTAA